From Synoicihabitans lomoniglobus, the proteins below share one genomic window:
- a CDS encoding phenylpyruvate tautomerase MIF-related protein, protein MPYLKIQTNLPVTTAAQKSVAKAASTLVSEELGKPEEYVMIAVQPSTEMLFAGTDDPVAFLELKAIGIPGRQTKRLSAELCRLIHDHLGVEQARIYIKFIDVQRGMWGWKGDVF, encoded by the coding sequence ATGCCTTACCTGAAGATTCAGACCAATCTGCCGGTGACGACGGCCGCACAGAAATCGGTGGCCAAGGCCGCCTCGACACTCGTGAGTGAGGAGCTCGGTAAACCCGAGGAATACGTGATGATCGCGGTGCAACCCAGCACCGAAATGCTCTTTGCCGGGACCGATGACCCCGTGGCCTTTTTGGAACTGAAGGCCATCGGTATTCCCGGTCGTCAAACCAAACGCCTGAGTGCCGAACTCTGTCGGCTCATTCACGACCACCTCGGTGTCGAGCAGGCCCGAATCTACATCAAATTCATCGACGTCCAACGCGGCATGTGGGGCTGGAAAGGCGACGTCTTTTAG
- the mog gene encoding molybdopterin adenylyltransferase, which produces MTPAKIGVLNISDRAAAGIYADEPGQACVALLREWLTSAFEPVYAVIPDEQAQIEAELIRLADHEYCALIVTTGGTGPTARDVTPEATAAVCEKMLPGFGELMRAKSLQYVPTAILSRQTAGTRGSTLIVNLPGRPKAIRENLEVVFPAIPYCIDLIGGPRLETDPTKMPVFRPKSN; this is translated from the coding sequence ATGACCCCTGCCAAAATCGGTGTCCTCAACATCTCCGACCGCGCCGCCGCCGGCATCTACGCCGACGAACCCGGCCAAGCCTGCGTCGCCCTGTTGCGCGAATGGCTCACCTCAGCGTTCGAGCCCGTTTACGCCGTCATTCCCGACGAACAAGCCCAGATCGAGGCCGAGCTCATTCGCCTCGCCGACCACGAATACTGCGCCCTCATCGTCACGACCGGCGGCACCGGCCCCACCGCCCGCGATGTGACTCCGGAAGCCACCGCCGCCGTGTGCGAAAAAATGCTCCCCGGCTTCGGCGAACTTATGCGCGCCAAATCCCTGCAATACGTGCCCACCGCCATCCTCTCGCGGCAGACTGCCGGCACGCGCGGCTCGACTCTTATCGTCAACCTGCCGGGTCGCCCCAAAGCCATCCGCGAAAACCTCGAAGTCGTATTCCCCGCCATTCCCTACTGCATCGACCTCATCGGCGGCCCCCGTCTCGAAACCGACCCGACGAAGATGCCCGTCTTCCGCCCCAAATCGAATTGA
- a CDS encoding bile acid:sodium symporter family protein yields MPLSRQLTPLTNAFPLWVLVFCGAALVVPDWFTWFRGPWIVWGLAITMLGMGVTLTLEDFKAVKKMPKPVAIGFVGQYTIMPLLGWGIGWVLGLPTEYAVGLVLVACCPGGTASNVVTFIAKADVCLSVVMTACSTVAAAIMTPLLTATLVGTRVPVDAWGLFASTFQVVIIPVLLGVVLNRFWPRAVTRVLPIAPLVSVIAIAMICASIIGQRVDEVKSSAGTLLLAVTLLHIGGFGIGYTLSRLFKLPRRSARTVSIEVGMQNSGLGVVLANKHFASPITGVALAAVPCAISAVMHSVIGSVCAGYWRWRDGRVAGKSGC; encoded by the coding sequence ATGCCCCTCTCTCGTCAGCTTACCCCGCTGACCAATGCCTTCCCGTTGTGGGTGTTGGTCTTTTGCGGCGCGGCCTTGGTCGTGCCGGATTGGTTCACTTGGTTTCGCGGTCCTTGGATCGTTTGGGGCCTGGCAATCACGATGCTCGGGATGGGCGTGACGCTCACTCTCGAGGATTTCAAAGCGGTCAAAAAAATGCCCAAGCCCGTGGCGATCGGGTTTGTCGGCCAATACACCATCATGCCTCTGTTGGGGTGGGGAATCGGCTGGGTGCTCGGGCTACCGACGGAGTATGCCGTGGGTTTGGTGCTGGTCGCGTGTTGCCCCGGTGGCACCGCGTCGAATGTGGTGACCTTCATTGCCAAGGCCGATGTGTGCCTGTCCGTGGTAATGACGGCATGTTCGACCGTCGCGGCCGCCATCATGACGCCATTGCTCACTGCCACGCTCGTCGGCACGCGGGTGCCGGTCGATGCGTGGGGGCTGTTTGCGAGCACGTTTCAAGTGGTGATCATTCCGGTGCTGCTCGGCGTGGTGCTCAACCGGTTTTGGCCGCGGGCCGTGACGCGCGTGCTGCCGATCGCGCCGCTCGTTTCGGTCATCGCGATCGCGATGATTTGCGCGAGCATCATCGGGCAACGGGTGGACGAAGTGAAGTCGAGTGCAGGAACGCTGCTGCTGGCCGTTACGCTGCTGCACATCGGAGGATTTGGTATCGGTTATACGCTATCGCGATTGTTCAAACTTCCGCGGCGCTCCGCGCGCACGGTATCGATCGAAGTAGGCATGCAGAACTCCGGCTTGGGCGTCGTGCTGGCCAACAAACATTTTGCCAGTCCTATCACCGGCGTCGCTCTGGCGGCCGTGCCCTGCGCCATCTCGGCCGTGATGCACTCCGTCATCGGCAGCGTCTGCGCCGGCTACTGGCGCTGGCGCGATGGCAGAGTTGCTGGAAAATCAGGGTGCTGA
- a CDS encoding alpha-2-macroglobulin family protein, protein MLPRIPSFACSILLLATVLSAQPHASDRDWERVTAEGRQLMAEASWQLAAERFAAALAVAPPDADTRHLRLDFIRARVPSIESSRNWIERREAATRLAAELAPLVPDFNAESSAPLGNFQLEALEVALQVQRFLDSQQASTDLIAIARRLGDQPANAANNARLAHFLHRQVQTGGELPSRDLQELRPLLRSVQVNAPTRDLRAWAAFVLALRLDPQKSNPTEHFQAWQIARQLAAGTSVEADVAAGWYLWRALRGWSPDRQLGEPSDIAALFEEGESIRLRILTDGSPAARDEFLNPVDRLLRQWSDPVRRINFAPHYLPDAPIDFSYAVAGVSQLHFELQRQDPFAARAQGRTDTLDLSPPGETVGSWTLTFDDAEAMTWHTGVHQLTPQLGPGYYALKIRSESVRGEAPPEQDVRFTVGAYQAMLVSSPLKETPDELLLIDLHTGAPVGGAMVRGFCHAFPNEVHEWNVTTDATGRAQAPLIPSLDRHRWTRNVLYGESNGHVFVITDHSSYDHDGLVADLVLDRPLYRPGETLHWKLIVRQRGAGRWQTPVGNFGIRLFDTKSTTLFSQPRVALDAFGSIDGAFDIPSDAPVGYVRIELEYPDGRTTTLPRIFLIDNYVPPALSTGISFAGASDGLRLGQDVPIRISARYLSGGPAVGAKVEVTVQSDTTYLDQDRSDTDSTTTLHGTTDADGETTLTWSPPHFSADVIQTQLEIQAQVLPAGGQPVTKETTWNLTPAGFVAEIDQDGSPLLAAPGEAVVFTGQIVDGTDAPIRFSGAAELVQLRWQGVYLNELQEVVDHRSIPANSPSHRLPEGWIRLHEGYVETVVDHGEIEADANGQFSFQCTAPPNGLYRVRIRDRDPHLLDDPSGGPPPRMLRSQIHPPHRRDQFALVVADQSTTELPLPPGSPVLFLNDHIPQNSVYRALLVRSNSTQPALLTVARESGTHSQLLAAGPRLHWIDLSPYTTEAGTVQIQVGSLDKGGLATREFEIEPAVPPVRLEVDVPASVRPGETTRIVVETRHSDGAPQRAQILHTVADDAVLQLFRQVGSSDAPYIAFNDTANFVGIRRSNSARPREHEFKPILDWRPGAIVQATGAPTTDDANVMLAPLSVRSVSLSAYGASGYQADEGSALAYTQSLEPPPQLAGSGDSGSPRLRRHFASTAAWLPDIETDAAGRAEFEFTYPDNLTSWHHKTYALTADGRFIATATSKSRAALPLQARLQTPRFLIAGDTSNPSVTVVDRTGRDSTVSASLLVEGEAAHLSNDSPSTQKTPVSGDAEIPLFWKLEAVAAGSVLLTGSVANDDASDAMQIPLVVHEDGIEQHLAASTRLRAGASSASLTLELPQPLDPGRTTARLQLASSPAVAALDALPYLIDYPYGCVEQTMSRFLPAVVVRTALLRLGLEPAAVEARILGHESTSDAQRRLDTAGLSELDEVIRRSLRRLTSDQHQTGGWGWWPGGEQDDPWMTAYVTWSLGQIQRAGVALEPSMLDRAGARCAHIAATSGFEIDDRAWALAACASLVDTPADLSVDAVLAELFSDRDALSPSARAALALAVAKFGDDEQRAIITRNLVNHTVQESSDLGTLVHWGQVQGHYRALEGATEATAVSILALLHLDTSHPLIEPAIAWLSLNRRSAHWESTRATSFAVLALTRHLESSAVNDPVAQRLEVQVNNHPLETVDLSPTNLLAQPISLTIPVDQLNPASNRIELRRTTTADTATVYATALVETWATGDGVKPASHVISVKREFERLVPTPTVAGPVRFTSTTLERGDTSHASEQIDVQVRVSVPHDLRYVMVAVPKPAGCEPLNPLSGWDATLRPWMSPGVSATASNERRLFREEKDDHSAVFIDRLDAGEWQITLRLRAVTPGDYRALPARVEAMYVPEITANSDARRLHIAGTENSAP, encoded by the coding sequence ATGCTACCCCGCATTCCTTCATTCGCTTGCTCGATTTTACTGCTCGCGACCGTCCTTTCCGCCCAGCCCCATGCCAGTGATCGCGACTGGGAACGCGTCACCGCTGAGGGACGTCAACTCATGGCCGAAGCATCATGGCAATTAGCGGCCGAACGCTTCGCCGCCGCTCTCGCCGTGGCCCCACCCGACGCCGACACCCGCCATTTGCGTCTGGATTTCATTCGGGCCCGCGTGCCTTCGATCGAATCATCCCGAAACTGGATCGAGCGACGTGAAGCCGCGACCCGACTGGCGGCCGAACTTGCTCCTCTCGTGCCTGATTTTAATGCAGAGTCCTCGGCCCCCCTCGGCAATTTCCAATTGGAGGCACTCGAAGTCGCCCTGCAGGTGCAGCGATTCCTAGACTCCCAGCAGGCTTCGACGGATCTCATTGCTATCGCCCGGCGGCTCGGTGATCAACCCGCCAACGCGGCCAACAACGCCCGCCTCGCCCACTTCTTGCATCGGCAGGTGCAAACGGGTGGCGAGCTCCCGTCACGCGATCTACAGGAACTTCGCCCCTTGCTGCGCTCGGTGCAGGTGAACGCGCCGACGCGAGATCTTCGCGCGTGGGCCGCGTTTGTTCTCGCGCTCCGACTCGACCCCCAAAAGTCCAACCCTACCGAACACTTCCAAGCCTGGCAGATCGCTCGGCAACTTGCCGCCGGCACCAGCGTCGAGGCCGATGTCGCAGCGGGTTGGTATCTATGGCGCGCCCTACGTGGTTGGAGTCCTGACCGACAGTTGGGCGAACCTTCCGATATCGCCGCCCTGTTTGAGGAGGGAGAATCCATCCGCCTTCGCATATTGACGGACGGTTCACCCGCCGCCCGCGACGAATTTCTGAATCCAGTCGATCGTCTGCTCCGGCAATGGAGCGATCCCGTTCGACGAATCAACTTTGCGCCGCATTACCTGCCGGACGCTCCCATTGATTTCAGCTACGCGGTGGCCGGGGTTTCCCAGCTGCACTTCGAACTCCAACGGCAGGATCCCTTCGCTGCCCGGGCTCAGGGCCGGACCGACACACTCGATCTTTCGCCTCCGGGTGAAACCGTCGGCAGCTGGACCCTGACATTCGACGATGCCGAAGCCATGACCTGGCACACTGGTGTGCACCAACTCACACCCCAGCTTGGGCCGGGATACTACGCGTTGAAAATCCGCAGTGAATCCGTCCGCGGCGAGGCGCCCCCCGAACAGGACGTGCGGTTCACCGTCGGTGCCTACCAAGCCATGCTCGTCAGTTCCCCGCTGAAGGAAACCCCCGACGAGCTCCTGCTGATCGACCTCCACACCGGAGCCCCCGTGGGCGGCGCCATGGTCCGTGGTTTTTGTCACGCCTTTCCGAACGAAGTTCACGAATGGAACGTCACCACCGATGCTACGGGGCGCGCGCAAGCCCCCCTGATTCCCTCCCTCGACCGGCACCGCTGGACCCGCAATGTTCTCTACGGAGAGTCGAACGGCCATGTTTTCGTAATCACCGATCACAGCAGCTACGACCATGATGGCCTCGTCGCCGACCTCGTGCTCGATCGCCCCCTTTACCGCCCCGGCGAGACGCTGCACTGGAAGCTCATCGTTCGTCAGCGCGGCGCAGGCCGTTGGCAGACACCAGTCGGGAATTTCGGTATTCGTTTATTCGATACTAAAAGCACCACGCTGTTCTCGCAACCCCGCGTGGCGCTGGATGCGTTTGGCTCTATCGACGGTGCGTTCGACATCCCCTCCGACGCACCGGTCGGTTACGTTCGGATCGAGCTCGAATATCCCGACGGGCGCACCACCACGCTCCCGAGAATCTTCCTCATCGACAACTATGTGCCGCCCGCGCTGAGCACCGGGATTTCGTTCGCCGGTGCATCCGACGGATTACGACTGGGGCAGGACGTCCCCATCCGGATCTCCGCCCGCTACCTTTCCGGCGGTCCCGCCGTCGGGGCGAAGGTGGAAGTCACCGTCCAATCCGACACGACTTACCTCGACCAAGACCGATCCGACACCGATTCCACCACCACGCTTCACGGCACCACCGATGCCGACGGTGAGACGACCCTAACCTGGAGTCCCCCCCATTTTTCCGCTGACGTGATCCAAACCCAGTTGGAGATCCAGGCCCAGGTGCTGCCCGCTGGAGGCCAGCCTGTCACCAAGGAAACCACGTGGAATCTCACCCCGGCCGGTTTCGTGGCGGAGATCGACCAGGATGGATCGCCTCTGCTTGCCGCGCCTGGCGAGGCCGTCGTTTTCACCGGACAAATTGTCGACGGGACCGACGCTCCCATTCGATTTTCCGGAGCCGCCGAGTTGGTGCAATTGCGCTGGCAAGGCGTCTACCTGAACGAACTTCAAGAGGTCGTCGATCACCGCTCGATCCCGGCCAATTCTCCGTCCCATCGGCTCCCGGAGGGCTGGATACGGCTGCATGAAGGTTACGTCGAAACCGTCGTCGACCACGGAGAGATCGAAGCGGATGCCAACGGGCAATTCAGTTTCCAGTGCACCGCTCCGCCCAACGGGCTCTATCGGGTTCGCATTCGCGATCGCGATCCACATCTTCTCGATGACCCCAGCGGTGGCCCACCCCCGCGGATGCTTCGCTCGCAGATCCATCCTCCCCACCGGCGCGACCAATTCGCCTTGGTCGTGGCTGATCAATCCACGACGGAGCTGCCCCTTCCTCCCGGTTCGCCCGTTCTTTTCCTAAACGACCACATTCCGCAAAATAGTGTGTATCGCGCATTGCTCGTCCGGTCGAATTCCACTCAGCCCGCCCTGCTGACCGTGGCCCGCGAATCCGGCACCCATTCCCAACTCCTCGCGGCCGGCCCGCGTCTACACTGGATCGATCTCAGCCCTTACACCACGGAGGCAGGCACCGTGCAGATCCAAGTCGGCTCGCTGGACAAGGGTGGATTAGCCACCCGCGAGTTTGAGATCGAACCCGCTGTCCCACCCGTCCGGCTGGAAGTCGACGTGCCCGCTTCCGTGCGCCCGGGTGAAACCACCCGCATCGTCGTGGAAACGCGTCACTCCGACGGGGCTCCTCAGCGCGCGCAAATCCTTCATACCGTGGCGGACGACGCGGTCCTGCAACTGTTCAGACAAGTCGGGTCGAGCGACGCCCCCTACATCGCCTTTAACGACACCGCGAACTTCGTCGGCATCCGGCGCAGCAATTCCGCCCGCCCGCGCGAGCACGAGTTCAAGCCCATACTTGATTGGCGCCCGGGGGCCATCGTGCAGGCGACCGGTGCCCCCACCACGGACGACGCCAACGTCATGCTGGCCCCGTTAAGTGTGAGGAGTGTCAGCCTGTCCGCGTATGGCGCATCCGGATACCAGGCCGATGAAGGTTCGGCGCTGGCGTATACTCAATCACTCGAACCACCACCCCAACTTGCAGGATCCGGAGATTCCGGTTCGCCCCGACTTCGACGTCATTTTGCCTCCACCGCCGCTTGGTTGCCCGACATCGAAACCGATGCTGCGGGACGGGCCGAGTTTGAGTTCACCTATCCCGACAATCTCACCTCCTGGCACCACAAGACCTACGCCCTCACGGCCGATGGCCGGTTCATCGCCACCGCCACATCCAAGTCGCGGGCCGCGCTCCCCCTGCAGGCACGACTGCAAACCCCTCGTTTCCTGATCGCCGGCGACACCAGCAACCCGTCCGTCACCGTCGTGGATCGCACCGGTCGGGACTCCACCGTGTCCGCCTCCTTACTGGTCGAGGGCGAAGCCGCTCACCTCTCCAACGATTCGCCATCGACCCAGAAAACCCCGGTCAGCGGCGATGCCGAGATTCCATTGTTCTGGAAACTCGAAGCAGTCGCAGCGGGATCAGTGCTGTTGACCGGCTCCGTCGCCAACGACGACGCGTCCGATGCGATGCAAATCCCCCTCGTTGTTCATGAAGACGGCATCGAACAACATTTGGCCGCCTCCACCCGACTCCGGGCCGGAGCCAGCTCCGCGAGCTTGACGCTGGAACTGCCCCAACCACTCGACCCCGGTCGCACTACGGCCCGACTCCAGCTCGCCAGCAGTCCGGCCGTTGCTGCCCTCGACGCCCTGCCCTACCTGATCGACTACCCTTACGGATGCGTGGAACAGACGATGAGTCGTTTCCTTCCGGCCGTCGTGGTTCGGACAGCACTCCTTCGTCTTGGGCTCGAGCCCGCTGCCGTGGAGGCGCGTATCCTCGGGCACGAATCCACCTCCGACGCACAGCGCCGCCTGGATACTGCCGGATTGAGCGAACTCGATGAAGTCATCCGCCGCAGCCTCCGTCGCTTGACCTCTGACCAACACCAAACGGGTGGCTGGGGCTGGTGGCCGGGCGGCGAGCAGGACGATCCATGGATGACGGCCTACGTCACGTGGTCTCTGGGTCAGATTCAACGAGCCGGCGTCGCGCTCGAACCAAGCATGCTCGATCGGGCGGGCGCGCGTTGCGCTCATATCGCCGCCACCTCCGGTTTCGAAATCGACGACCGGGCGTGGGCCCTCGCCGCGTGTGCTTCCCTGGTGGATACTCCGGCCGATTTATCCGTCGACGCGGTCCTGGCGGAACTCTTTTCCGATCGCGACGCGCTGAGCCCATCCGCTCGCGCCGCCCTCGCGTTGGCCGTCGCAAAATTTGGTGATGACGAACAACGTGCAATCATCACCCGCAACCTCGTCAATCACACCGTGCAGGAATCCAGTGACCTCGGCACGCTCGTGCACTGGGGACAAGTTCAGGGACACTACCGCGCCCTTGAAGGCGCGACCGAAGCCACCGCTGTTTCCATCCTCGCGCTGCTTCACCTCGACACCTCCCACCCCCTTATCGAACCCGCGATCGCCTGGCTCAGTCTCAATCGCCGCAGTGCCCACTGGGAAAGCACCCGCGCCACCAGCTTCGCCGTGCTGGCGCTTACCCGGCACTTGGAATCCAGCGCCGTTAACGATCCGGTCGCTCAACGATTGGAGGTTCAAGTGAACAACCATCCGCTCGAAACCGTCGACCTCTCGCCGACCAACCTGTTGGCGCAACCGATTTCGCTCACGATTCCAGTCGATCAACTCAACCCCGCCTCCAATCGGATCGAACTACGCCGAACGACGACGGCGGATACGGCTACGGTCTACGCCACCGCGCTAGTAGAAACCTGGGCCACCGGCGACGGGGTCAAACCCGCCAGTCACGTCATATCGGTCAAACGGGAGTTCGAGCGGCTCGTGCCCACTCCAACGGTGGCGGGGCCTGTCCGGTTCACGTCGACTACGCTCGAACGTGGCGATACCTCCCATGCCAGCGAGCAAATCGACGTCCAGGTGCGCGTGAGCGTGCCGCACGACCTGCGTTACGTCATGGTAGCGGTGCCCAAACCCGCTGGCTGTGAACCGCTCAACCCGCTCAGTGGCTGGGATGCCACTCTTCGGCCGTGGATGTCCCCCGGGGTGTCCGCGACCGCCTCCAATGAACGTCGCCTTTTCCGGGAGGAAAAGGACGACCACAGTGCTGTATTCATCGACCGCCTCGATGCTGGAGAATGGCAGATTACACTTCGCCTGCGCGCCGTCACTCCCGGCGACTATCGTGCCCTCCCCGCTCGGGTAGAAGCCATGTATGTGCCCGAGATCACCGCGAACAGCGATGCCCGTCGATTGCACATCGCGGGGACTGAGAATTCAGCACCCTGA
- a CDS encoding 23S rRNA (adenine(2030)-N(6))-methyltransferase RlmJ, translating to MNYRHHYHAGNFADVAKHAILLALVDGMQRKDKGFLFLDTHAGRGAYDLESAAHGDSLTRAPEWPEGWGRVEHASDRPALIENYVTAVHAFVRRAPDQAVKPYPGSPLLIADRLREQDRAVFCELHDEEYAALAEAIPGPRNLRVESRDGYEAIRGCLPPLERRALVLIDPPYENARESRDVAAALREGLRRLPAATFAVWYPITERVGVPEFLRDDPTLVLPATWTAELTVAGPDAGLKMSGAGLMVINPPWQLDQRVAPAMSWLGETLAQAPGGAGTLQWLVPE from the coding sequence GTGAATTATCGGCATCATTACCACGCGGGAAATTTCGCCGATGTGGCCAAACACGCCATCCTGCTCGCGCTGGTCGACGGGATGCAGCGCAAGGACAAGGGATTTCTCTTTCTCGACACCCATGCGGGGCGGGGGGCGTATGATCTGGAGTCGGCCGCGCACGGTGACTCGCTCACCCGCGCTCCGGAATGGCCGGAGGGATGGGGTCGCGTGGAGCACGCGTCGGATCGTCCGGCGTTGATTGAAAATTACGTCACGGCGGTTCACGCGTTCGTCCGACGCGCTCCTGATCAAGCGGTGAAGCCCTATCCGGGATCACCTTTGCTCATCGCTGATCGTCTGCGTGAGCAGGATCGTGCGGTCTTTTGCGAACTGCATGACGAAGAATACGCGGCCTTGGCGGAGGCCATTCCCGGTCCGCGGAACCTGCGGGTGGAATCACGCGATGGTTACGAGGCGATCCGGGGTTGCCTGCCGCCGTTGGAACGGCGGGCACTCGTGTTGATCGATCCGCCCTACGAAAACGCCCGTGAATCCCGTGACGTTGCCGCAGCGTTGCGCGAAGGTTTGCGACGACTGCCCGCCGCGACCTTCGCGGTGTGGTATCCGATCACGGAGCGCGTGGGAGTGCCGGAATTTTTACGGGATGATCCGACCCTGGTGCTTCCGGCGACGTGGACGGCCGAGCTCACCGTGGCGGGCCCGGACGCAGGTTTGAAAATGAGCGGGGCGGGCTTGATGGTGATCAATCCGCCATGGCAGCTCGACCAACGGGTGGCACCGGCGATGTCGTGGCTGGGGGAGACGCTGGCGCAGGCCCCCGGGGGAGCGGGGACCTTGCAGTGGCTGGTGCCGGAGTAG
- a CDS encoding Hsp20/alpha crystallin family protein, translating into MNNIALPTKSAAKSRLPESVPCNGSFCTPHFDCETLPDALRLVVFLPEVHPRAVEIATRGTDLTVSARKAHHVRANWKSMHLEGVQRDYLLNLRLGRSLDFTALQAELRDGALTLTIPKRHGGVTGFRPESNLVA; encoded by the coding sequence ATGAACAACATCGCCCTCCCGACCAAGTCTGCTGCGAAGTCGCGTCTACCGGAATCCGTCCCGTGCAACGGATCGTTCTGCACGCCGCACTTCGATTGCGAGACCCTGCCCGACGCCCTCCGGCTCGTCGTGTTTCTGCCGGAGGTCCATCCCCGCGCCGTGGAAATCGCGACGCGGGGAACCGACCTCACGGTTTCGGCCCGCAAGGCCCATCACGTCCGTGCCAATTGGAAATCGATGCATTTGGAAGGCGTGCAACGCGACTACTTGCTCAACCTCCGTCTCGGACGGTCGTTGGACTTCACCGCGCTGCAGGCAGAACTCCGAGACGGAGCCCTCACGCTCACCATCCCGAAACGGCATGGCGGGGTGACCGGTTTCCGCCCGGAGTCCAATTTGGTCGCCTGA
- a CDS encoding nucleotide pyrophosphohydrolase, translated as METLSDDATTIAEIKTRVLAFARERDWEQFHAPKNLSMALAAEAGELMEHFLWGSSDDSRQMLADPKKRAKIEEELADVVIYALEFANMTGIDVAAAIERKMAANAAKYPVEKAKGRADKYTEL; from the coding sequence ATGGAAACCTTGAGCGACGATGCCACGACGATTGCGGAGATTAAAACGCGGGTGCTGGCATTTGCGCGGGAGCGCGATTGGGAGCAGTTTCACGCGCCCAAGAATCTGAGCATGGCGCTGGCGGCCGAGGCCGGCGAACTGATGGAGCATTTTCTATGGGGATCTTCCGACGACTCCCGCCAGATGCTAGCTGATCCCAAGAAACGCGCGAAGATTGAGGAAGAGCTCGCCGACGTGGTGATCTACGCCCTCGAATTCGCCAACATGACCGGCATCGATGTGGCCGCGGCCATTGAGCGAAAAATGGCCGCCAATGCCGCGAAGTATCCGGTCGAAAAAGCCAAGGGCCGGGCGGATAAATATACGGAACTGTGA